A genomic region of Natronoarchaeum mannanilyticum contains the following coding sequences:
- a CDS encoding cation:proton antiporter subunit C has product MIDLLATRYAYVLFALLVGTGLYMVVSSPNLVKKVIGLNLFQTGLFLFFIASAYVEGGQTAVIHGEGGGPYVSPLPQVLVLTAIVVGVALTAVALALIVRIYSEYGTLREDVLREVRADE; this is encoded by the coding sequence CTGATCGATCTACTCGCGACGCGGTACGCGTACGTGCTGTTCGCCCTGCTCGTCGGGACGGGCCTGTACATGGTGGTGTCGAGCCCGAACCTCGTCAAGAAGGTGATCGGGCTGAACCTGTTCCAGACCGGCCTGTTCCTGTTTTTCATCGCCAGCGCCTACGTCGAGGGGGGCCAGACGGCCGTGATCCACGGCGAGGGCGGCGGCCCCTACGTCAGCCCGCTGCCGCAGGTGCTGGTGCTGACCGCGATCGTCGTCGGCGTCGCGCTGACGGCGGTCGCGCTCGCGCTGATCGTCCGGATCTACTCGGAGTACGGCACGCTCCGCGAGGACGTCCTCCGGGAGGTGCGCGCCGATGAGTGA
- a CDS encoding proton-conducting transporter membrane subunit — translation MVEQSLRPLAAVLVSAVAIVLIVASYRHPNIRDSWSVAAAVAKFGIVASMVPGVLGGESYRAPALEFARIPGTDSSLTLALEADALGVLFALLASLLWIFTSFYAVGYMRGLDEHAQTRFFASFAASLSAAVGIAFAANLVTIFLFYELLSVATYPLVAHDEDGEARAAGRKYLTYTFFGGGVLVLAGTVLVFVLAGTTDFGATAQALGNADPTLAKAAFALLAAGFGVKAGLMPLHSWLPDAMVAPTPVSGLLHAVAVVKSGVFGIARLVLEVYSPAVVADLGVGIYLAAVAAFTILVSSIIALRQDHLKRRLAYSTVSQLSYIVLGLALLGPTAVKGGLLHIPAHAFMKLTLFFCAGFIHVETHTDYISEMDGIGERMPLTMAAFAVAAAGMAGIPLVAGFVSKWFLLIGAVEVEQTIFAVALLVSGILNIAYFWPIVYGAFFESPGDADSKPLLEGPIGGRFGAAAAGTTGGPAVATDGVGNGADDRSDDSASASDDSGGSSTGTYAVDRNPSDHLSAEEQERRREEAAEAEAAADAEADAEDDSHADTDHHDVVHDEHGHGGTTGDWEAVGWTGKEGTWLMLGPILAVAAGAIVLGVVPYQAVFLHLIEEIVAGVSF, via the coding sequence ATGGTCGAACAATCCCTGCGACCGCTGGCGGCCGTGCTCGTCTCGGCCGTCGCGATCGTGCTGATCGTCGCGTCGTATCGTCACCCCAATATTCGGGACAGCTGGTCGGTCGCGGCCGCCGTCGCGAAGTTCGGCATCGTCGCGAGCATGGTGCCCGGCGTGCTGGGCGGCGAGAGCTACCGCGCGCCCGCCCTGGAGTTCGCGCGGATCCCCGGCACCGACAGCTCTCTCACGCTCGCACTCGAAGCCGACGCGCTGGGCGTCCTCTTTGCCCTGCTGGCGAGCCTGCTGTGGATCTTCACCTCGTTCTACGCCGTGGGGTACATGCGCGGGCTCGACGAGCACGCCCAGACGCGCTTCTTCGCGTCGTTCGCCGCCAGCCTCTCGGCCGCGGTGGGGATCGCCTTCGCCGCGAACCTGGTGACGATCTTCCTGTTCTACGAGCTGCTGTCGGTCGCGACCTACCCGCTGGTCGCCCACGACGAGGACGGCGAGGCCCGCGCCGCCGGCCGGAAGTACCTGACCTACACGTTCTTCGGCGGCGGCGTGCTCGTGCTCGCTGGCACCGTGCTGGTGTTCGTGCTCGCCGGGACGACCGACTTCGGCGCGACGGCCCAGGCGCTCGGGAACGCCGACCCGACGCTCGCGAAGGCGGCGTTCGCGCTGCTGGCGGCCGGGTTCGGCGTCAAGGCCGGCCTGATGCCGCTGCACTCCTGGCTGCCCGACGCGATGGTCGCGCCGACGCCGGTGTCGGGGCTGCTCCACGCCGTCGCGGTCGTGAAAAGCGGCGTCTTCGGCATCGCGCGGCTGGTGCTGGAGGTGTACAGCCCGGCAGTGGTCGCCGACCTCGGGGTGGGGATCTACCTCGCGGCCGTCGCCGCGTTTACGATCCTCGTGTCGAGCATCATCGCGCTCCGGCAGGACCACCTCAAGCGCCGGCTCGCCTACTCCACGGTGAGTCAGCTATCCTACATCGTGCTCGGGCTGGCGCTGCTGGGCCCGACCGCAGTGAAGGGCGGGCTGCTCCACATCCCCGCCCACGCGTTCATGAAGCTCACGCTGTTCTTCTGTGCGGGCTTCATCCACGTCGAAACCCACACCGACTACATCAGCGAGATGGACGGGATCGGCGAGCGGATGCCCCTGACGATGGCGGCGTTCGCGGTCGCCGCGGCGGGGATGGCCGGCATCCCGCTGGTCGCCGGCTTCGTCAGCAAGTGGTTCCTACTGATCGGCGCCGTCGAGGTCGAGCAGACGATCTTCGCGGTCGCGTTGCTGGTCTCGGGCATCCTCAACATCGCGTACTTCTGGCCGATCGTCTACGGCGCGTTCTTCGAGTCGCCCGGCGATGCCGACTCGAAGCCGCTGCTGGAGGGGCCGATCGGCGGCCGCTTCGGCGCCGCCGCGGCCGGAACCACCGGCGGCCCCGCGGTCGCGACGGATGGCGTCGGGAACGGCGCCGACGACCGATCCGACGACTCGGCGAGCGCGTCCGACGACTCGGGGGGCTCCTCGACCGGAACGTACGCGGTCGATCGCAACCCGAGCGATCACCTTTCGGCCGAAGAGCAAGAGCGGCGCCGCGAGGAGGCCGCCGAAGCCGAAGCGGCCGCGGACGCGGAGGCGGATGCGGAAGATGACTCACATGCCGATACCGATCACCACGACGTCGTCCACGACGAGCACGGCCACGGCGGAACGACCGGCGACTGGGAAGCCGTCGGCTGGACCGGTAAGGAGGGCACCTGGCTGATGCTGGGGCCGATCCTGGCGGTCGCGGCCGGCGCCATCGTACTCGGCGTCGTGCCCTATCAGGCCGTGTTCCTGCACCTGATCGAGGAGATCGTCGCGGGGGTGAGCTTCTGA
- a CDS encoding cation:proton antiporter has protein sequence MSVGTGDLATDLFLGTAALFVALAVAMLYRAVDGPTMQDRVLAVNVLGTNTVVILALLAVGLGESSFLDIALIYALLNFLMSVAISKFTVERGGII, from the coding sequence GTGAGCGTCGGCACCGGCGATCTGGCGACCGACCTGTTCCTCGGGACCGCCGCGCTGTTCGTCGCGCTGGCCGTCGCGATGCTGTACCGGGCCGTCGACGGCCCGACGATGCAGGACCGTGTGCTGGCGGTGAACGTGCTCGGCACGAACACCGTCGTAATTCTCGCACTCTTGGCGGTCGGCCTCGGAGAGTCGTCGTTCCTCGATATCGCGCTGATCTACGCGCTGTTGAACTTCCTGATGTCGGTGGCGATCTCGAAGTTCACCGTCGAGCGGGGTGGGATCATATGA
- a CDS encoding Na(+)/H(+) antiporter subunit D, translating to MLELVPPGAVVIVAALLVAVLPRKAGHALGALATAGALALSWLAPAGAHLQVTLFGSAESGFQAVLYNVDPFSRIMGLIFGFIGLVAVIYSYASDADTTQTAYALSYVGTSLAAVFAGDWLTLVFFWELMAVTSTLLVWHYGGRAVRAGFRYAVLHGIGGSLVLAALVWHYAEAGTFLFTGEGISAGIPAVLAAVGIGVNVGFVGLHAWLPDTYPRPHIAASVFLCVYTTKTGVYAMYRAFPEGHMWIAYMGGAMAVFGATMALLQSDMRRLLSYHIQSQVGYMVAGVGIGTQLATAGAFGHVFNHILYKSLLFMTVGVVIYRTGEESLKKIGGLASDMPLTAGAFVVAALSISGFPLFNGYVSKGMITYAANHGHKPLFYLLMIGGVGTFLSFIKLGYHAFFHGSYDGDVLDANRGQSVAMLSVAGLCVLFGVAPPALYEILPAGDYAAGHYTAYTVSHVLEVAVLAIIAVVGFVILKGPLKKVGRVPDVDAIYNPIAFYGTRGLVVGVTELYAAVDRAAVRFVGFVTDTAADPESAVAATPLGDSVNDEYAHPLRAGFGTSILLVTLVATLVLLAVLLG from the coding sequence ATGCTGGAGCTCGTTCCCCCGGGCGCGGTCGTGATCGTGGCCGCGCTGCTGGTCGCAGTGCTGCCCCGGAAGGCCGGCCACGCGCTCGGCGCGCTCGCGACGGCGGGCGCACTCGCGCTGTCGTGGCTCGCCCCCGCCGGCGCGCACCTGCAGGTGACGCTGTTCGGCTCGGCGGAGTCGGGATTCCAGGCAGTGCTGTACAACGTCGATCCGTTCTCCCGGATCATGGGCCTGATCTTCGGGTTCATCGGGCTCGTGGCCGTGATCTACTCGTACGCGAGCGACGCCGACACCACCCAGACCGCCTACGCGCTGTCGTACGTCGGCACGAGCCTCGCGGCCGTGTTCGCGGGCGACTGGCTGACGCTGGTGTTCTTCTGGGAATTGATGGCCGTCACCTCGACGCTGCTGGTCTGGCACTACGGCGGCCGCGCGGTCCGCGCGGGCTTCCGCTACGCCGTCCTGCACGGGATCGGCGGCAGCCTCGTGCTGGCCGCGCTCGTCTGGCACTACGCCGAGGCGGGCACGTTCCTCTTCACCGGCGAGGGGATCTCCGCCGGGATTCCGGCCGTGCTGGCGGCGGTCGGCATCGGCGTCAACGTCGGGTTCGTCGGGCTGCACGCCTGGCTGCCCGACACGTACCCGCGGCCCCACATCGCCGCTTCCGTGTTCCTCTGCGTGTACACGACCAAGACCGGCGTGTACGCGATGTACCGGGCGTTCCCCGAGGGTCACATGTGGATCGCCTACATGGGCGGCGCGATGGCCGTCTTCGGCGCCACGATGGCCCTGCTCCAGTCGGACATGCGCCGGCTGCTGTCCTATCACATCCAGTCGCAGGTCGGCTACATGGTCGCCGGCGTCGGCATCGGCACGCAGCTCGCCACCGCCGGCGCGTTCGGCCACGTGTTCAACCACATCCTCTACAAGAGCCTGCTGTTCATGACGGTCGGCGTCGTGATCTACCGCACCGGCGAGGAGAGCCTGAAGAAGATCGGCGGGCTGGCAAGCGATATGCCGCTCACCGCCGGGGCCTTCGTCGTCGCGGCGCTGTCGATTTCGGGCTTCCCGCTGTTCAACGGCTACGTCTCGAAGGGGATGATCACCTACGCCGCCAACCACGGACACAAGCCGCTGTTCTACCTGCTGATGATCGGGGGCGTCGGCACGTTCCTCTCGTTCATCAAGCTGGGTTACCACGCGTTCTTCCACGGCAGCTACGACGGCGACGTGCTCGACGCCAACCGCGGTCAGAGCGTCGCGATGCTGTCTGTCGCGGGGCTGTGCGTGCTGTTCGGCGTCGCGCCGCCGGCGCTGTACGAGATCCTGCCCGCGGGCGACTACGCCGCCGGCCACTACACGGCCTACACGGTGAGCCACGTCCTCGAAGTGGCGGTGCTCGCGATCATCGCCGTCGTCGGCTTCGTGATCCTCAAGGGCCCGCTCAAGAAGGTCGGCCGGGTGCCCGACGTCGACGCGATCTACAACCCGATCGCGTTCTACGGCACCCGCGGGCTCGTCGTCGGCGTCACCGAGCTGTACGCCGCGGTCGACCGCGCGGCCGTCCGATTCGTCGGGTTCGTCACCGACACGGCCGCCGACCCCGAGTCGGCCGTCGCGGCGACGCCGCTGGGTGACTCGGTGAACGACGAGTACGCCCACCCGCTCCGAGCCGGCTTCGGCACGAGCATCCTGCTCGTGACGCTGGTCGCGACGCTCGTTTTGCTGGCCGTCCTGCTGGGCTGA
- the hpt gene encoding hypoxanthine/guanine phosphoribosyltransferase, whose translation MDQLKRSLLDAPIIEKDGYHYFVHPISDGVPMLEPELLREIVIRIIRKADLEDVDKIVTPAAMGIHISTAVSLMTDIPLVVIRKRQYGLDGEVALFQETGYSESEMYINDVYEGDRVLVLDDVLSTGGTLKAILGSLEDIGADVVDVVAVIKKVGGENALESTDYAAKTLINVDVEDAEVVIVDDHGDN comes from the coding sequence ATGGACCAGCTGAAGCGGTCGCTCCTCGATGCGCCGATAATCGAAAAGGACGGCTACCACTACTTCGTCCACCCGATCAGCGACGGCGTCCCGATGCTCGAGCCGGAACTGCTCCGGGAGATCGTCATCCGCATCATCCGGAAGGCGGACCTCGAGGACGTCGACAAGATCGTCACGCCCGCCGCGATGGGGATCCACATCTCGACGGCCGTCTCGCTGATGACCGACATCCCGCTGGTCGTCATCCGCAAGCGCCAGTACGGTCTCGACGGCGAAGTCGCGCTGTTCCAGGAGACGGGCTACTCCGAGTCCGAGATGTACATCAACGACGTCTACGAGGGCGACCGCGTGCTCGTGCTCGACGACGTGCTCTCGACCGGCGGGACGCTCAAGGCGATCCTCGGCTCGCTCGAGGACATCGGCGCCGACGTCGTCGACGTCGTCGCGGTGATCAAGAAGGTCGGCGGCGAGAACGCGCTAGAGTCGACCGACTACGCGGCCAAGACGCTGATCAACGTCGACGTCGAGGACGCCGAGGTCGTGATCGTCGACGACCACGGCGACAACTGA
- a CDS encoding type IV pilin, protein MLPDTFDADARASAQVIGSLLMVAVALVGAVVVGVVVFDFDDRFLDEETPTAELRFEYDEDAETLTVQHRSGNTLQGDRIAVVSDNVTLDTWAKERNVTAGDELTIYAVGPDQTVIVYWHDEDGDRHELRRWRGPKS, encoded by the coding sequence ATGCTACCGGACACGTTCGACGCCGACGCTCGGGCCAGCGCGCAGGTGATCGGCTCGCTGTTGATGGTAGCGGTCGCACTGGTCGGCGCCGTGGTCGTGGGGGTCGTCGTGTTCGACTTCGACGACAGGTTTCTGGACGAGGAGACGCCGACCGCCGAGCTCCGGTTCGAGTACGACGAGGACGCGGAGACGCTGACCGTCCAGCACCGCTCGGGGAACACGTTGCAGGGCGACCGCATCGCCGTCGTCAGCGACAACGTCACGCTCGACACGTGGGCGAAGGAACGGAACGTGACGGCCGGCGACGAGCTGACGATCTACGCCGTCGGGCCGGACCAGACCGTGATCGTCTACTGGCACGACGAGGACGGCGATCGGCACGAACTGCGGCGCTGGCGCGGCCCGAAATCCTAG
- a CDS encoding flippase, translating into MSLIDRFSRGLSATFLSRGVKMVANAALLVVLARFLLSPGEYGLLYLTISIVGVARLFSDLGLGRSTARYVNEYKEDGGGQLHHVLRIGFGFRIALVVLVAVVLALGGGLIADVIGQPDLRPYLLVGALYLAVLSFQSFFSVLFQGFSRVTLSAAVGITNSVARVVFAVGFVLLGLGGVGALLGYVVAAALAVIVGAALLYTQLYVNYEPDAEREEGLRRRILEYSIPLTATRSANTIDKRVDTILVGALAGPAAAGFYTVGKQVSAFLDVPARSIGFTVSPAYGEEKANGELERAARMYEASLRYVLLLYVPAATGLLLVADPGIVLVFGRDYAAATLVVQVLSLYVVFQAINLVTTQGLDYLGRARDRAIAKGVTAAGNVVLNLLLIPPYGAAGAAMATVLTFGFYVAGNVYVMHTELPLRWGRLLRTAAQVVAVSGGMAVGVALVMPRVSSMASLIAAIGLGVAIWVALSIASGLLDVGEARTVLSRIT; encoded by the coding sequence GTGTCGCTGATCGACCGGTTCTCGCGCGGGCTCTCGGCGACGTTTCTGTCCCGCGGCGTCAAGATGGTCGCCAACGCCGCGCTGCTGGTCGTCCTCGCCCGCTTCTTGCTCTCGCCCGGCGAGTACGGCCTGCTGTACCTGACGATCTCGATCGTCGGCGTCGCGCGGCTCTTCAGCGACCTCGGACTCGGCCGCTCGACCGCTCGCTACGTCAACGAGTACAAGGAAGACGGCGGCGGCCAGCTCCACCACGTCCTCCGGATCGGGTTCGGGTTCCGGATCGCGCTCGTCGTGCTGGTCGCCGTAGTACTGGCGCTAGGCGGCGGACTGATCGCCGACGTGATCGGCCAACCTGACCTGCGCCCGTACCTGCTCGTCGGGGCGCTGTACCTCGCCGTCCTCTCGTTCCAGTCCTTTTTCAGCGTGCTGTTCCAGGGGTTCTCGCGGGTGACGCTGTCGGCCGCCGTCGGGATCACCAACAGCGTCGCGCGGGTCGTCTTCGCCGTCGGGTTCGTGCTGCTCGGGCTGGGCGGCGTCGGCGCGCTGCTGGGGTACGTCGTCGCCGCGGCGCTGGCGGTGATCGTCGGCGCCGCGCTCCTGTACACGCAGCTCTACGTGAACTACGAGCCCGACGCCGAGCGCGAGGAGGGGCTTCGGCGGCGCATCCTGGAGTACAGCATTCCGCTGACGGCGACGCGGAGCGCCAACACGATCGACAAGCGCGTCGACACGATCCTCGTCGGCGCGCTGGCCGGCCCGGCGGCGGCGGGGTTCTACACGGTCGGCAAGCAGGTGTCGGCGTTTCTGGACGTCCCCGCGCGCTCGATCGGCTTCACAGTCTCGCCGGCCTACGGCGAGGAGAAAGCGAACGGCGAACTCGAGCGCGCGGCGCGCATGTACGAGGCCAGTCTCCGGTACGTCCTCCTGCTGTACGTGCCGGCGGCGACCGGCCTGCTGCTCGTCGCCGACCCCGGCATCGTGCTGGTGTTCGGGCGGGATTACGCGGCCGCGACGCTCGTCGTGCAGGTGTTGAGCCTCTACGTCGTGTTCCAGGCGATCAACCTGGTGACGACCCAGGGACTCGACTACCTCGGGCGGGCGCGCGATCGCGCGATCGCCAAGGGGGTGACCGCGGCGGGCAACGTCGTCCTCAACCTCCTGTTGATCCCGCCGTACGGCGCCGCCGGCGCCGCGATGGCGACCGTGCTCACCTTCGGCTTCTACGTCGCGGGCAACGTCTACGTCATGCACACCGAACTCCCGCTGCGCTGGGGGCGACTCCTCCGAACCGCGGCGCAGGTGGTGGCGGTCTCAGGCGGCATGGCCGTCGGCGTCGCGCTCGTGATGCCCCGGGTCTCCTCGATGGCGTCGCTGATCGCCGCGATCGGGCTCGGCGTCGCGATCTGGGTGGCGCTGTCGATCGCCAGCGGGCTGCTCGACGTCGGCGAGGCCCGAACCGTGCTCTCGCGGATCACGTGA
- a CDS encoding MnhB domain-containing protein, which translates to MSNDEYEPVGENQPYVESQVIMTTVRVIAPFAFTYGLFLTFHGGGSPGGGFQGGAIIGATILMIAFAFGIEPTRDWLSNRAVVGLASGGVLAFALIGLIPVAIGGRFLEHGLYESALGIYHGKKYALEGVEIVGIMPIVAGVVVGLFFVIAAGFSGEGRLAGDGSGRSAGSRADGRAERPDGDDSR; encoded by the coding sequence GTGAGTAACGACGAGTACGAGCCCGTCGGCGAGAACCAACCGTACGTCGAGAGCCAGGTGATCATGACGACCGTGCGCGTGATCGCCCCCTTCGCGTTCACGTACGGGCTGTTCCTGACGTTCCACGGCGGCGGCTCGCCCGGCGGCGGCTTCCAGGGCGGCGCCATCATCGGCGCGACGATCCTGATGATCGCGTTCGCGTTCGGCATCGAGCCGACCCGCGACTGGCTGTCGAACCGCGCCGTCGTCGGCCTCGCCAGCGGCGGCGTGCTCGCGTTCGCGCTGATCGGGCTGATCCCGGTCGCGATCGGCGGCCGGTTCCTCGAACACGGGCTGTACGAGTCGGCCCTGGGGATCTACCACGGGAAGAAGTACGCCCTGGAGGGCGTCGAGATCGTCGGCATCATGCCGATCGTCGCCGGCGTCGTCGTCGGCCTGTTCTTCGTCATCGCGGCGGGCTTCAGCGGCGAAGGCCGACTTGCGGGCGACGGAAGCGGGCGATCCGCAGGATCGCGAGCCGATGGGAGAGCCGAGCGACCCGACGGAGATGATTCACGATGA
- a CDS encoding type IV pilin → MDRDLGAERGQSEVIGVVLLVGIVVLLAGLAGLFIFDLSDNNLEKAPQTNFEVDQYGDNTSQVRLYHDGGDVITDTDAITVTVDGNDELAEHGVNFSNADGEIDSQTDVFFSKNGSSDIIASESTLNGSYGGLDAGTEIRIVWNPEDADNSAILFEYEVESRS, encoded by the coding sequence ATGGATCGGGATCTCGGCGCGGAACGAGGACAATCGGAGGTGATCGGCGTCGTGTTGCTCGTGGGCATCGTCGTGCTGCTGGCGGGACTGGCCGGTCTGTTCATTTTCGACCTGTCGGACAACAATCTCGAGAAGGCGCCCCAGACGAACTTCGAGGTCGACCAGTACGGCGATAACACGTCGCAGGTCCGGCTGTACCACGACGGCGGCGACGTCATCACCGACACCGACGCGATCACCGTCACGGTCGACGGCAATGATGAACTCGCGGAACACGGCGTCAACTTCTCGAATGCGGACGGGGAGATCGACTCGCAGACGGACGTATTCTTCTCTAAGAACGGCTCAAGCGACATCATTGCGAGTGAATCGACGCTAAACGGTTCCTACGGCGGCCTCGACGCCGGCACCGAGATCCGAATCGTCTGGAACCCCGAAGACGCGGACAATTCCGCAATCCTCTTCGAGTACGAGGTCGAATCCCGTAGCTAG
- a CDS encoding type IV pilin has translation MQFDALSADDRAVASMLGVTLLLGTAVVGAAVVGAFVLDVGSTSASSSVSGETQASQAPQVQWELQNGSDGVTLQHVAGDTVQPGQVRVVGDLESDYVGTRLDDSSLFGEESVRAGDEATIDESRLSGDTGTVALIWTSSDGSDAVVLSEYEYDLR, from the coding sequence ATGCAATTCGACGCACTTTCGGCGGACGACAGAGCGGTCGCATCGATGCTCGGCGTGACACTACTTCTCGGCACGGCGGTCGTCGGCGCCGCGGTCGTCGGGGCGTTCGTCCTCGACGTCGGTAGTACCTCGGCGAGCTCGTCGGTATCGGGCGAAACGCAGGCGTCACAGGCGCCCCAGGTGCAGTGGGAGTTGCAGAACGGTTCCGACGGCGTGACCCTGCAGCACGTCGCCGGCGACACTGTCCAGCCCGGGCAGGTCCGCGTCGTCGGGGACCTCGAATCGGACTACGTCGGCACGCGACTCGACGATTCGAGCCTGTTCGGCGAGGAGTCGGTCCGGGCGGGCGACGAGGCGACGATCGACGAGTCTCGGCTGTCCGGTGATACGGGCACCGTGGCGCTGATCTGGACCTCCTCCGACGGCAGTGACGCGGTCGTGCTCTCGGAGTACGAGTACGACCTGCGGTAG
- a CDS encoding DUF4040 domain-containing protein: MPAFELALFAFVLATAVLTAIFRDVLAAIIVFAAYSLGMAIFYAFLLAPDVAMTEAAIGAGVTTLLLLLTIAKTVRPPTDVTFERPHPTGLLVVGAFTLAILATVPAFPAVGSESAPIWSNPEVTQYYIESAYEDTGVENAVTAVLAGYRGFDTFGEAVVVFAAGIASLLVLRTEVFTGE; the protein is encoded by the coding sequence ATCCCCGCGTTCGAGCTCGCGCTGTTCGCGTTCGTGCTCGCGACCGCCGTGCTGACGGCGATATTCCGGGACGTGCTCGCCGCGATCATCGTGTTCGCGGCCTACAGCCTCGGAATGGCGATCTTCTACGCGTTCCTGCTCGCGCCGGACGTCGCGATGACCGAGGCGGCGATCGGCGCCGGCGTGACGACGCTGCTGCTGCTGTTGACGATCGCCAAGACCGTCCGGCCGCCGACCGACGTCACGTTCGAGCGGCCTCACCCGACGGGCCTGCTCGTCGTGGGCGCGTTCACGCTCGCGATCCTGGCGACCGTGCCGGCGTTCCCCGCGGTCGGCAGCGAGTCGGCGCCGATCTGGTCGAACCCCGAGGTGACCCAGTACTACATCGAATCGGCCTACGAGGACACCGGCGTCGAGAACGCCGTGACGGCCGTGCTCGCGGGCTACCGGGGGTTCGACACGTTCGGCGAGGCGGTCGTGGTGTTCGCCGCCGGTATCGCCTCCCTGCTGGTACTCCGAACGGAGGTGTTCACCGGTGAGTAA
- a CDS encoding proton-conducting transporter membrane subunit — protein sequence MSDVSLAPVGLIVLPLIAAAVALAAGVVRERTGWAIAVATLLAEGGIAAWLANTVYYGQGRVIHELGDYGRPEEFAVGIELVADQLSAIVVLLIVVVSLGVLAMARSTGPRGNAFFAAFLLLNGGLMGVVLTGDVFNLFVFLEIVGLATYALVASDRRPDAAVAALKYLIVGTTGASLYLLGVGYLFMATGTLNMADLAAALAGEPAFVGGPLYTNTLVVAGFAFITVGLFVKAAIYPLHAWQPDAYAAAPDAVTAYISALVSTAGAYAFARIAFDVFTPAFFEAVPAAAWAVVTLASVSVVAGSALAVTQTRVKRVFAYSSVSQFGLVVAAVGIAVHPAASESAARLAIVGAVVHLIGHGVIKGGLFVAAAGLARTAGARTLEELSGLGHEAPFQSGAMAVLALSLVGVPPTIGFLGKFYIALGAVEAGIWPVAAVILLSTVLTLAYAARFLERLYFTPRTAAPAAGVDAAAGVAADGGDADADGADAATDGGTDAATDGGADSGAESSDAGVDAVEQDVADAPGASLGLKVALVGAALLAVALGFAGVEFADALNPFVTEVVR from the coding sequence ATGAGTGACGTCTCGCTGGCGCCGGTCGGTCTGATCGTGCTGCCGCTGATCGCGGCGGCCGTCGCGCTCGCGGCGGGCGTCGTCCGCGAGCGAACCGGCTGGGCGATCGCAGTCGCGACGCTGCTCGCCGAGGGCGGAATCGCGGCGTGGCTCGCGAACACCGTCTACTACGGACAGGGCAGAGTCATCCACGAACTGGGCGACTACGGCCGCCCCGAGGAGTTCGCCGTCGGCATCGAACTGGTGGCCGATCAGCTCTCGGCGATCGTCGTGCTGCTGATCGTCGTCGTCTCGCTGGGCGTGCTCGCGATGGCGCGCTCGACCGGGCCGCGAGGGAACGCCTTCTTCGCCGCCTTCCTCCTGCTGAACGGCGGGCTGATGGGCGTCGTGCTCACCGGCGACGTGTTCAACCTGTTCGTCTTCCTGGAGATCGTCGGGCTGGCGACGTACGCGCTGGTCGCGTCCGACCGGCGCCCCGACGCCGCGGTCGCCGCGCTGAAGTACCTGATCGTCGGGACGACCGGCGCCTCGCTGTACCTGCTGGGCGTCGGCTACCTGTTCATGGCGACGGGCACGCTGAACATGGCCGACCTCGCGGCCGCGCTGGCCGGCGAACCGGCGTTCGTCGGCGGGCCGCTGTACACGAACACGCTCGTCGTCGCCGGGTTCGCGTTCATCACCGTGGGCCTGTTCGTGAAGGCCGCGATCTACCCGCTGCACGCCTGGCAGCCCGACGCCTACGCCGCGGCGCCCGACGCCGTGACGGCGTACATCTCGGCGCTGGTCTCGACCGCGGGCGCGTACGCGTTCGCCCGCATCGCGTTCGACGTGTTCACGCCGGCCTTTTTCGAGGCCGTGCCCGCCGCCGCGTGGGCGGTCGTGACGCTGGCCTCGGTGAGCGTCGTCGCGGGCAGCGCGCTGGCGGTGACCCAGACTCGGGTCAAGCGCGTGTTCGCCTACTCGTCGGTATCGCAGTTCGGCCTGGTCGTCGCCGCGGTCGGGATCGCGGTTCACCCCGCGGCGTCCGAGTCCGCCGCTCGGCTGGCGATCGTCGGCGCCGTCGTCCACCTGATCGGGCACGGCGTCATCAAGGGCGGGCTGTTCGTCGCCGCCGCCGGCCTCGCGCGGACGGCCGGCGCGCGGACGCTCGAGGAACTCTCGGGGCTCGGCCACGAGGCACCGTTCCAGTCGGGTGCGATGGCCGTGCTGGCGCTCTCGCTCGTCGGCGTCCCGCCGACGATCGGCTTCCTCGGGAAGTTCTACATCGCGCTGGGCGCAGTCGAGGCCGGGATCTGGCCGGTCGCCGCGGTGATCCTACTCAGCACCGTGCTGACGCTGGCCTACGCCGCGCGATTCTTAGAGCGGCTGTACTTCACGCCCCGGACCGCGGCGCCCGCGGCGGGCGTCGACGCCGCTGCCGGGGTCGCTGCTGACGGTGGTGATGCCGATGCTGACGGCGCCGACGCCGCAACTGATGGTGGTACCGACGCTGCGACCGACGGCGGTGCTGATTCGGGCGCCGAGAGTAGCGACGCCGGCGTCGACGCGGTCGAACAGGACGTCGCCGACGCGCCGGGCGCGTCGCTCGGCCTCAAAGTCGCGCTCGTCGGCGCCGCGTTGCTTGCGGTCGCACTCGGGTTCGCGGGCGTCGAGTTCGCGGATGCGCTGAATCCGTTCGTGACGGAGGTGGTCCGATAG